In Phocoena phocoena chromosome 11, mPhoPho1.1, whole genome shotgun sequence, one DNA window encodes the following:
- the PLEKHG6 gene encoding pleckstrin homology domain-containing family G member 6 has translation MHAFDPPNEGRLQGLVASRIETYGGRLRTSTLSTPGSLYPRGGPVLDPSGRHLQGYVRFTKGSGPARGLSPLRLREPEPEKRHGGPFGVGTPHFPKLKEVTRAHKLEVRLHTFSMFGMPRLPPEDRRHWEIGEDGDSSLAIEKSWKELVPGHKEMSRELCHQQEALWELLTTELIYVRKLKIMTDLLAAGLLNLQRVGLLTEVSAETLFGNVPSLIRAHQSFWEEVLGPTLEETRASGQPLDPVSLQNGFLSFSQRFQPYVLYCLRVKQTMAYAWKQQDNNPLFHTFVQWCEKHKRSGRQTLGDLLIKPHQRITKYPLLLQAVLERSPEARAREALTAMIAAVESFLRHINKQVRQGEEQESLAAAAQRIGPYEVLEPSSEEVEKNLRPFSTLDLMAPMLGVASEHTRQLLLEGPARIKEGREGKLDVYLFLFSDVLLVTKPLRRADKAKVIRPPLMLEKLVCRPLRDASSFLLIHLTEFQCVSSALTVHCPSATDRALWLERTQQAQVTLQKLKAEEYIQQKRELLALYQDRDGESPGPRPSMPSVEGSESSTEGRTPESSTVIPQLVVTEDTDEGAPLVPDDTSDSGYGTLIPGSPKASHFLPSRLRSKVLRQDPRRTFSTLDLRDVPLHLHPPDPQAPQRRSTPELPEASVQKGGSLPRGDPPTWSEEEGGTSVGENVVVETLHRARLRGQLSPSLTHTDSSGESPWESSWDEEEGPFLGPGYSPSPHPLRAEDMLQEIREELASQRIERVPEPGDSRPRKLTRVQLQRMRGLHVIHLDTPLSTSEA, from the exons ATGCACGCCTTTGATCCTCCCAATGAGGGTCGCCTCCAAGGACTGGTGGCCTCCCGCATTGAGACCTATGGGGGCCGGCTTCGGACCTCCACCCTGAGTACTCCTGGTAGCCTCTATCCCCGAGGAGGCCCCGTGCTG GATCCCAGTGGCCGACACCTCCAAGGCTATGTCCGCTTTACCAAGGGTTCTGGCCCGGCCCGAGGCCTGTCTCCCCTGAGGCTGCGAGAACCAGAGCCTGAGAAGAGGCATGGAGGCCCCTTTGGGGTTGGGACACCTCACTTCCCCAAACTCAAG GAAGTCACCAGAGCCCACAAGCTGGAGGTGAGGCTGCACACGTTCAGCATGTTTGGGATGCCCCGCCTGCCCCCAGAGGACCGGCGGCACTGGGAGATCGGAGAGGACGGTGACAGCAGCCTGGCCATTGAGAAGTCCTGGAAGGAGCTGGTGCCTGGACACAAG GAGATGAGCCGGGAGCTCTGCCACCAGCAGGAAGCGCTGTGGGAGCTACTGACCACCGAGCTCATCTACGTGCGGAAGCTCAAGATCATGACGGAT CTCCTAGCCGCCGGTTTGCTGAACTTGCAACGAGTGGGGCTGCTGACAGAA GTGTCAGCTGAGACCCTGTTTGGAAATGTCCCTAGCCTGATCCGAGCCCACCAGAGCTTTTGGGAAGAGGTGCTGGGGCCCACCCTGGAGGAGACGCGAGCCTCGGGCCAGCCTCTGGACCCTGTCAGCCTGCAAAACGGCTTCCTGTCG TTCAGCCAGCGCTTCCAGCCCTACGTCCTGTACTGCCTGCGAGTGAAGCAGACCATGGCCTACGCCTGGAAGCAGCAGGACAACAACCCTCTCTTCCACACCTTCGTGCAG TGGTGTGAGAAGCACAAGCGCTCGGGGAGGCAGACGCTGGGGGACCTCCTCATCAAGCCCCACCAGCGCATCACCAAGTACCCACTGCTGCTCCAGGCTGTGCTCGAGAGGAGTCCCGAGGCCCGCGCCCGGGAGGCCCTGACCGCCATG ATCGCGGCGGTGGAGTCATTCCTCCGACACATCAACAAGCAGGTGCGCCAGGGTGAAGAGCAGGAGAGCTTGGCGGCTGCAGCCCAGCGCATCGGGCCCTACGAGGTCCTGGAGCCATCCAGCGAGGAGGTGGAGAAG AACCTGCGTCCGTTCTCCACGCTGGACCTGATGGCCCCCATGCTGGGGGTTGCTTCTGAGCACACCAGGCAGCTGCTGCTTGAGGGGCCTGCACGCATAAAGGAGGGACGAGAAGGGAAG CTGGATGTGTACCTGTTCCTCTTCTCTGATGTCCTCTTGGTGACCAAGCCCCTTCGCAGGGCAGACAAAGCCAAGGTTATCCGCCCGCCCCTCATGCTGGAGAAGCTTGTGTGCCGACCGCTCCGAGATGCGA GCAGCTTCCTGCTTATCCACCTCACCGAATTCCAGTGTGTCTCCAGCGCCCTCACTGTGCACTGTCCCAGCGCTACAGACCGTGCCCTGTGGCTGGAGAGGACCCAGCAGGCCCAG GTCACCCTGCAAAAGCTGAAGGCAGAGGAGTACATCCAACAGAAGAGGGAGCTCCTGGCCCTCTATCAGGACCGGGACGGGGagtccccaggccccaggccctccATGCCTTCGGTGGAAGGCTCTGAGAGCAGCACAGAGGGAAG GACTCCTGAGTCCTCGACCGTCATCCCCCAGCTGGTGGTGACAGAAGACACAGATGAAGGTGCTCCCTTGGTACCAGATGATACCTCGGACTCTGGCTATGGCACTCTGATCCCAGGCTCCCCCAAGGCGTCCCACTTTCTGCCAAGCCGTCTACGCTCCAAGGTCCTTCGGCAGGACCCTCGCCGCACCTTCTCCACCCTGGACCTCCGAGATGTTCCTTTGCATCTCCACCCTCCTGACCCCCAAGCTCCCCAACGCCGAAGCACCCCTGAACTGCCAGAGGCAAGTGTCCAGAAAGGAGGCAGCCTTCCCAGGGGAGACCCACCGACCTGGTCTGAGGAAGAAGGCGGGACCTCGGTTGGAGAGAATGTGGTAGTGGAAACCTTACATAGGGCCCGACTTCGGGGGCAGCTCTCCCCCTCCCTGACCCACACTGACTCTTCTGGGGAAAGCCCCTGGGAATCCTCATGGGATGAGGAAGAGGGGCCCTTCCTGGGACCCGGCTacagcccctcccctcacccGCTCCGGGCCGAGGACATGCTCCAAGAGATCCGGGAGGAACTGGCCAGCCAAAGGATTGAGAGAGTCCCCGAGCCTGGGGACAGCAGACCTCGGAAGCTGACTCGGGTCCAACTGCAGAGGATGCGGGGGCTTCACGTCATACACCTGGACACGCCCCTGTCCACATC AGAGGCGTGA